A single region of the Thermococcus paralvinellae genome encodes:
- a CDS encoding HAD family hydrolase: MKLVSFDVWNTLLDINIMLEELTKALAEMTKKEYKEVFEKAIEARGEIKELRKSKRGNPEKALEESQEILAKKLGCDVEIIKRAAAKATLRVNERIVIKGAVEGLKAAKERGLIIVTTGNVMFWPSAYTRLILERFVLADFIDKQFYSDELKAYKPMKEVFLKPLEYFGVNPEEALHIGDTYAEDFEGALSAGLWAVWINSDAEKVERIAEKGFVVRNAGELGEVFELVR; encoded by the coding sequence ATGAAGCTTGTGAGCTTTGATGTCTGGAACACCCTCTTGGATATCAACATTATGCTGGAGGAACTGACAAAAGCCTTGGCTGAGATGACAAAGAAAGAGTATAAAGAGGTTTTTGAAAAAGCCATAGAAGCAAGAGGAGAAATCAAGGAGCTGAGAAAGAGCAAAAGAGGAAATCCAGAGAAAGCTCTCGAAGAGAGTCAAGAAATCCTTGCGAAAAAGCTTGGCTGTGATGTTGAAATCATCAAGAGGGCGGCTGCTAAAGCAACCCTTAGAGTTAATGAGAGGATTGTCATTAAAGGAGCAGTTGAAGGCTTGAAAGCAGCAAAAGAAAGAGGTTTAATTATAGTCACAACTGGCAATGTCATGTTCTGGCCTTCCGCTTATACGCGCTTAATTCTTGAGAGGTTTGTGTTGGCGGACTTTATTGATAAGCAGTTTTATTCTGACGAGCTCAAAGCTTACAAGCCTATGAAAGAAGTCTTCCTGAAGCCGTTGGAGTATTTTGGAGTTAATCCAGAAGAAGCACTCCACATAGGCGACACCTATGCAGAGGACTTTGAAGGAGCTTTGAGTGCAGGATTATGGGCGGTCTGGATTAATTCGGATGCTGAAAAAGTTGAAAGGATAGCAGAGAAGGGCTTTGTGGTGAGGAATGCTGGGGAGTTAGGGGAAGTTTTTGAGTTAGTCCGATGA
- a CDS encoding DUF3226 domain-containing protein, protein MKIVTGKHYENFEDAILFPEYGKNREELKKFVDSLEGKETVVTASLELMDLILERFKRTESGELVYSNTMKSLTLKEAYELRKYLDFDLRGAAFGEFSKVSIIFCEGKTDSKFFKGVYKKLFGFKESRIIPENLKLIEKVFERDNFELLRKDDVFLAIIPSEGNAGVIRNLGNFLKAMDVFEFKVDKIGLAIDIDESAERVMESITGKLSSLKFTREGENFRVGDVVIIPLLIGYHFRHPCVEWKKPTVEDLMLKLLEKQGVLRKIERAINILRIDLKRKLKPKEVIYLALASYGFWGNLEGFYEMFVMRSRKDNLEEILRSAGLLDKLAEVIE, encoded by the coding sequence ATGAAAATTGTAACAGGAAAGCATTATGAAAATTTTGAAGATGCAATACTTTTCCCAGAGTACGGGAAGAACAGAGAAGAGCTAAAAAAGTTTGTGGACTCACTTGAAGGAAAAGAGACGGTGGTTACAGCAAGCTTAGAGTTGATGGACCTTATCTTGGAGCGGTTTAAGAGAACGGAAAGTGGAGAGCTTGTGTATTCTAACACAATGAAAAGCTTGACTTTGAAAGAAGCTTATGAACTCAGAAAATACCTAGATTTTGACCTGAGAGGTGCGGCATTTGGTGAATTTTCCAAAGTTAGCATTATCTTCTGTGAGGGCAAAACTGACTCAAAATTTTTCAAAGGGGTTTACAAAAAGCTGTTCGGATTTAAAGAAAGCAGAATAATACCTGAAAATTTAAAGCTAATAGAAAAAGTTTTTGAGAGAGACAACTTTGAGCTTTTGAGAAAAGACGATGTATTCTTGGCAATAATCCCAAGTGAGGGTAATGCTGGGGTTATAAGGAACCTAGGAAACTTTTTGAAAGCTATGGATGTTTTTGAGTTCAAAGTTGACAAGATAGGATTGGCTATTGATATTGATGAAAGTGCTGAGAGGGTAATGGAATCAATAACAGGCAAGCTTTCTTCACTCAAATTCACAAGAGAGGGAGAGAATTTTAGAGTTGGAGATGTTGTTATAATCCCGCTTTTAATTGGTTATCACTTTAGGCACCCATGCGTGGAATGGAAAAAGCCAACTGTTGAGGATTTGATGCTTAAGCTTTTGGAAAAGCAAGGAGTGTTGAGGAAAATTGAAAGGGCAATAAACATTCTGCGCATTGATTTAAAGAGAAAGCTGAAACCTAAAGAGGTAATTTATTTAGCCTTGGCTTCCTATGGCTTCTGGGGAAATCTCGAGGGGTTCTATGAAATGTTTGTGATGCGTTCGAGGAAGGATAACCTTGAGGAAATCCTCCGCAGTGCTGGACTTTTGGATAAGCTGGCGGAGGTGATCGAATGA